One genomic segment of Agromyces intestinalis includes these proteins:
- the murG gene encoding undecaprenyldiphospho-muramoylpentapeptide beta-N-acetylglucosaminyltransferase, with protein MTTFLLAGGGTAGHVNPLLAVADRLRERDPSARVLVLGTREGLESRLVPARGYDLLTIDKVPFPRRPNAAAARFPARFRRSIGEVGEILAREHVDAVVGFGGYVSTPAYLAARRAGIPVAIHEANARPGLANRLGARFAAATGVAFEGTPLPRSRVVGMPLRREIETLDRESVRAEALGAFGLDPARPVLLATGGSLGARRINRTMVDAAAAILATGWQVLHLTGAKSEVADPALDGYRMLEYADRMDLALAVADLAVSRAGAATVSELAALGIPAVYVPYPVGNGEQRFNAAGVVAAGGGILVDDAAFTPEWVAAELVPLLSDRDRVRSMAAAAAAVGFRDGTDRFIALVDEALAAGRTARPGRGGAAGGPAEHA; from the coding sequence ATGACGACATTCCTGCTGGCCGGCGGGGGCACCGCCGGCCACGTGAACCCGCTGCTCGCGGTCGCCGACCGGCTGCGCGAACGCGACCCGTCGGCCCGGGTGCTCGTGCTCGGCACGCGCGAAGGGCTCGAGTCGCGACTCGTGCCCGCGCGCGGCTACGACCTGCTGACCATCGACAAGGTGCCGTTCCCGCGTCGACCGAACGCGGCGGCCGCCCGCTTCCCGGCCCGCTTCCGGCGCTCGATCGGCGAGGTCGGCGAGATCCTGGCGCGCGAGCATGTCGACGCGGTCGTCGGCTTCGGCGGCTACGTGTCGACGCCCGCATACTTGGCCGCGCGTCGCGCTGGCATTCCGGTGGCGATCCACGAGGCGAACGCCCGGCCCGGCCTCGCGAACCGGCTCGGCGCACGGTTTGCCGCGGCGACCGGGGTCGCGTTCGAGGGCACCCCGCTTCCGCGGTCGCGCGTGGTCGGCATGCCGCTGCGTCGCGAGATCGAGACCCTCGACCGGGAGTCGGTGCGGGCCGAGGCGTTGGGCGCGTTCGGGCTCGACCCCGCCCGGCCCGTGCTGCTCGCGACAGGCGGGTCGCTCGGTGCACGCCGGATCAATCGCACGATGGTCGACGCCGCAGCCGCGATCCTCGCGACGGGCTGGCAGGTGCTGCACCTCACGGGGGCGAAGAGCGAAGTCGCCGATCCGGCGCTCGACGGCTATCGCATGCTCGAGTACGCCGACCGCATGGACCTCGCGCTCGCGGTCGCCGACCTCGCGGTCTCGCGTGCGGGCGCCGCGACCGTCTCGGAACTCGCCGCACTCGGCATCCCCGCGGTCTACGTGCCCTACCCGGTCGGCAACGGCGAGCAGCGCTTCAACGCGGCCGGCGTGGTCGCCGCAGGCGGGGGCATCCTCGTCGATGATGCGGCCTTCACGCCCGAGTGGGTCGCGGCCGAGCTGGTGCCGCTGCTGTCCGATCGCGATCGCGTGCGCAGCATGGCGGCGGCCGCGGCCGCCGTGGGCTTCCGCGACGGCACCGACCGCTTCATCGCGCTCGTCGACGAGGCGCTCGCGGCCGGCCGCACGGCCCGGCCCGGGCGCGGCGGGGCAGCCGGCGGCCCCGCCGAACACGCGTAA
- the ftsW gene encoding putative lipid II flippase FtsW gives MATPPRTARPKSERTKTARRATPPERDGAAAAARIRIARLFPVESADYFLLLGTTIFLTVFGFVMVVSSSLVESQIEDGGFLVQASRQGMFALIGVPLMLLASRVPEHWWMRLAWPALALSCALQLLVVATDLGVEDGGNTNWLAIGSVQFQPSEAIKVSLVMWLGMIVTKKQQQLGDFTHGILPILIVGGGAIGLVLLGGDLGTVMIMGGMLLGALFLIGVKLRLLLVPVVLGAVVFGLVAVSSESRMRRITSFLQEQCTSIDTGDCWQVQHGMFALANGGIFGVGLGNSAAKWSWLPAADNDFIFAIVGEELGLIGAIVVIGMFVLLAIAFTRVLRHAPTPFGRAATAAVLVWVIGQACVNIGVVLKVFPVLGVPLPLVSAGGTALLTTLFAIGIVLSVARRAGVR, from the coding sequence GGCGACCCCGCCTGAGCGCGACGGCGCGGCCGCGGCCGCACGGATCCGCATCGCGCGTCTGTTCCCGGTCGAGTCGGCCGACTACTTCCTGCTGCTCGGTACCACGATCTTCCTGACCGTCTTCGGATTCGTGATGGTCGTCTCGAGCTCGCTCGTCGAGTCCCAGATCGAAGACGGCGGATTCCTCGTGCAGGCGAGCCGGCAGGGCATGTTCGCGCTCATCGGGGTGCCCCTCATGCTGCTGGCGAGCCGGGTGCCCGAGCACTGGTGGATGCGGCTCGCCTGGCCGGCGCTCGCGCTCTCGTGCGCGTTGCAGTTGCTCGTGGTCGCGACCGACCTCGGCGTCGAGGACGGCGGCAACACGAACTGGCTCGCGATCGGATCGGTGCAGTTCCAGCCGTCGGAGGCGATCAAGGTGTCGCTGGTGATGTGGCTCGGCATGATCGTGACGAAGAAGCAGCAGCAGCTCGGCGACTTCACGCACGGCATCCTGCCCATCCTCATCGTCGGAGGCGGTGCGATCGGATTGGTGCTGCTCGGCGGCGACCTCGGCACGGTCATGATCATGGGCGGCATGCTGCTCGGCGCGCTGTTCCTGATCGGCGTGAAGCTGCGGTTGCTGCTCGTGCCGGTGGTGCTCGGAGCCGTCGTGTTCGGGCTGGTCGCCGTGTCGAGCGAGAGCCGGATGCGCCGCATCACGTCGTTCCTGCAGGAGCAGTGCACGTCGATCGACACCGGCGACTGCTGGCAGGTGCAGCACGGCATGTTCGCGCTGGCGAACGGCGGCATCTTCGGCGTCGGGCTCGGCAACTCGGCCGCGAAGTGGTCATGGCTGCCCGCCGCCGACAACGACTTCATCTTCGCGATCGTGGGGGAGGAGCTCGGTCTCATCGGCGCGATCGTGGTGATCGGCATGTTCGTGCTGCTCGCGATCGCGTTCACCCGAGTGCTCCGGCACGCCCCGACGCCGTTCGGTCGGGCTGCGACGGCGGCGGTGCTGGTGTGGGTCATCGGCCAGGCGTGTGTCAACATCGGTGTCGTGCTGAAGGTCTTCCCCGTGCTCGGCGTGCCGCTCCCGCTGGTGTCCGCCGGCGGCACGGCACTGCTCACCACTCTGTTCGCGATCGGCATCGTGCTGTCCGTCGCCCGACGGGCGGGCGTGCGATGA